A window of Citrus sinensis cultivar Valencia sweet orange chromosome 7, DVS_A1.0, whole genome shotgun sequence contains these coding sequences:
- the LOC102630271 gene encoding probable LRR receptor-like serine/threonine-protein kinase At3g47570, producing the protein MLLSVSNNKLTGALPPQILGIVTLSILLDLSGNLLTGSIPAEVGNLKNLVQLGLSENRFSNEIPVSLSACTTLEYLYMEGNSLTGSIPLALKTLKSIKELDLSRNNLSGQIPEFLENLSFLEYLNLSYNHLEGEVPRRGVFSNKTRFYFTGNKRLCGGLDELHLPVCHSAGPRKTRIALLKVVVPVTVILTIIVACLIVLYTRRRKHKHKSSSMLLMEQQFPMVSYADLSKATNDFSSSNMIGQGSFGFVYRGNLGENEMAVAVKVMNLKQRGATKSFVAECEALRNIRHRNLIKIITVCSSIDFEEVDFKAIVYEYMECGSLEDWLHQSNDQLEVGNFNVIQRLNLVIDVAFAIEYLHHHCHPPIVHGDLKPSNVLLDHDMVAHVGDFGLARFLPPCSPATILETPSSSTGIKGTVGYVAPEYGMGGDMSATGDVYSFGILLLEMFTRRRPTDNMFNDGLTLHEFAKMALPEKVMEIVDPLLLLDLEARASNCGSHRTEIAKIEECLVAIVRIGVLCSMESPSERIQMTDVVAKLCSARKIFLSNRG; encoded by the exons ATGTTATTGAGTGTCTCAAACAATAAACTCACTGGTGCCTTGCCCCCACAAATTCTTGGGATAGTGACCCTTTCAATTCTACTAGATCTGTCTGGTAACCTTCTTACTGGATCTATTCCCGCAGAAGTGGGCAACTTGAAAAATCTCGTACAACTGGGTTTATCTGAAAATCGTTTTTCCAATGAGATTCCTGTTTCTCTAAGTGCTTGTACAACCTTAGAGTATCTTTATATGGAGGGCAATTCACTCACCGGAAGCATTCCTCTCGCTCTGAAAACCTTGAAAAGTATTAAAGAGCTAGATCTCTCACGCAACAATTTATCTGGCCAGATCCCAGAATTTCTTGAGAATCTATCATTCTTAGAATACTTGAACCTGTCTTACAATCACTTGGAGGGCGAGGTACCGAGAAGAGGAGTTTTCAGCAACAAAACaagattttatttcactgGGAATAAAAGACTTTGTGGGGGTTTAGATGAACTGCATTTACCAGTCTGCCACTCTGCTGGaccaagaaaaacaagaatcGCTCTTCTCAAAGTCGTGGTTCCAGTGACGGTAATATTGACGATCATAGTAGCATGTTTGATTGTTCTCTATACTCGAAGAAGGAAACACAAACATAAATCATCTAGTATGTTGCTGATGGAACAACAGTTTCCAATGGTTTCCTATGCTGACTTGAGTAAAGCAACaaatgatttttcatcatcaaaCATGATCGGTCAGGGAAGCTTTGGTTTTGTGTACAGAGGAAATCTGGGTGAAAATGAAATGGCAGTGGCAGTCAAGGTAATGAATCTTAAACAAAGAGGTGCAACCAAGAGTTTTGTTGCTGAATGTGAAGCACTGAGAAATATTCGCCATCGGAatctcatcaaaatcatcaccgTTTGCTCAAGTATTGATTTTGAAGAGGTTGACTTCAAGGCTATTGTTTACGAATACATGGAATGCGGAAGTTTAGAGGATTGGCTGCACCAGAGTAATGATCAGCTCGAAGTGGGAAATTTCAATGTCATTCAAAGACTAAACTTAGTCATTGATGTGGCTTTTGCAATCGAATATCTTCACCATCACTGCCATCCACCAATTGTTCATGGTGATCTAAAGCCAAGCAATGTTTTGCTTGATCACGACATGGTTGCCCATGTGGGTGATTTTGGGTTAGCAAGATTTCTTCCTCCTTGTTCACCTGCTACAATTCTTGAAACTCCTTCGAGTTCAACTGGGATTAAAGGAACTGTTGGTTATGTTGCTCCtg aatatGGAATGGGCGGGGATATGTCCGCGACAGGAGATGTTTACAGCTTCGGAATACTGTTGCTAGAGATGTTTACAAGAAGACGGCCAACCGATAACATGTTCAATGATGGTCTGACACTCCATGAATTTGCCAAGATGGCTCTACCAGAAAAAGTGATGGAAATTGTTGATCCTTTGTTGTTGTTGGACTTGGAAGCGAGGGCGAGCAACTGTGGGAGTCATAGAACTGAAATAGCCAAAATTGAGGAGTGCTTGGTTGCCATAGTGAGAATTGGAGTTCTCTGCTCAATGGAATCTCCATCCGAGCGAATACAAATGACAGATGTTGTGGCAAAATTATGTTCTGCTCGGAAAATCTTTCTCAGTAATCGAGGTTGA